The Sulfurospirillum diekertiae genomic sequence ACTAGGACGTGGTGAGCCGATGAAAGACACAGCGCGTGTTATTAGCCGTATGGTCGATATGGTGATGATAAGAACCTTTGCGCAAAGTACCTTAGAAGAGTTTGCGGCGTATTCACGTGTGCCTGTCATTAGTGGGTTGAGTGATTCGTACCATCCGGTTCAACTGATGGCAGATTACCTCACGATGGTAGAGTATAAAAAAGATCAAAACCCTATCGTCGCGTACGTTGGCGATGGCAACAATATGACCCATTCATGGTTGATGCTTGCTTCCAAACTGGGCTTTGAGCTTCGCATCGCTACCCCTAAGGGATATGAAGTCGATGCTAAAATTTTAGAAGATGCGCTTGCTTTTGCTAAAGAGAGTGGGGCCGTGATTACTATAAGCAATGATCCTAAAGAGGCGATCAAAGGTGCTACCGTTGTGACAACGGACACATGGGTTTCGATGGGCCAAGAGAGCGAAAAAGCAGCACGTGTCGCGGCATTTCAAGGCTACATGGTGGACGATGCGATGATGAGCTTGGCAGAAGAAGATGCGATGTTTTTACACTGCTTGCCAGCGTACCGTGATTATGAAGTGAGTGAGAGTGTCTTTGAAGCGCATGCTGATGAGATTTTTGATGAGGCGGAAAACAGACTTCATGCCCAAAAAGCCGTTATGGTATGGCTTGATAGGCACAGAAACAGCTAATGGAATTTAAACGAAAAAAAGAGTTCAAGATGATAGAAAAAATTTCTAAAGGTTTGAGCGTCAGCAAACAAAAAGAACAGACAGTTTTAGAGATAGTGCCAAGTGAGGCAGAAGAGACAAAGCTTTTACGCCTTAAAAATGGTTCGTGGGACAATGCGAAAGAACCATGGTTGGTGTATGATGAAAATCAAAAACTTCATGCACTGCTTTCGATTGATACACTCAGTAAAATGATAGAGCATTTTAAAAAAGCGGAGCAAGAAGCTCTTTTTCTCAAATTGGAAAAAAGTATTTTGCAACAATTGCCACTGGATTTTCAAGACGTTTGGGCGGTAGCAACCGAAGAGATCAAAAAGAGTAAAAAAAGTGAAATTGATTTTGATAAATTGGTCAAAAAGATCAAGAAAGATCACCCCAATCTCTTTTTAGACCTAAAAGATCTCTATTTGCCTGAAGGGGCGAGTATTATCAACGCGACAACGCGTTAGGATGAAGTATGATTGATTTTGATAAATTTGCCAAATATTCCAAACCAGGGCCAAGGTATACTAGTTACCCAACAGCACCTGAGTTTCATGAAGGATTTACGCACCAAAGTTATGAGAGCATTTTAGCTACGCAAGATAAAAGTCGTAAACTCTCGCTCTATTTTCATCTTCCATTTTGCCGAAGTGCGTGTTACTTCTGTGGATGTAACGTTGTCTACACGAGCAAGGAAGATAAGAAAGAGCGTTAT encodes the following:
- a CDS encoding DUF2603 domain-containing protein; this encodes MIEKISKGLSVSKQKEQTVLEIVPSEAEETKLLRLKNGSWDNAKEPWLVYDENQKLHALLSIDTLSKMIEHFKKAEQEALFLKLEKSILQQLPLDFQDVWAVATEEIKKSKKSEIDFDKLVKKIKKDHPNLFLDLKDLYLPEGASIINATTR